The following proteins come from a genomic window of Maribacter sp. HTCC2170:
- a CDS encoding ornithine cyclodeaminase family protein has protein sequence MTKLVQIDDQFINTNTIFSELILELKNGFSSKNSKVPMRHHHDFPNPEVGADSTLLLMPAWNPNKEAGVKIVTVSPENGQFGLPSIQGIYILIDPIKGGMKAILEAKSLTVKRTAAASALASSFLSREDSSSLLMIGTGALSTNLIKAHATVRPIKRVYVWGRDVEKARGICEALTNEDFKISAVEIVEEIISEVDIISCATLSKTPLVLGKYLKKGQHVDLVGAYKKDMREADDDVIKKASVFVDTMQGGLKESGDIVIPLQNGILNEEDIKADLFSLCSGQHLGRTNQNEITVFKSVGHALEDLVSASYYFKKYSNG, from the coding sequence ATGACTAAGTTAGTTCAAATAGATGATCAATTCATCAATACTAATACCATATTTTCGGAGCTAATCCTTGAATTAAAAAACGGTTTTTCCTCTAAAAACAGCAAGGTTCCCATGAGGCACCACCATGACTTTCCTAATCCAGAAGTGGGTGCTGACTCTACTTTGCTTCTAATGCCCGCATGGAATCCAAATAAGGAGGCAGGAGTTAAAATTGTTACGGTAAGTCCTGAAAACGGACAGTTCGGATTGCCTTCGATACAAGGAATTTATATTTTGATAGACCCTATTAAAGGGGGTATGAAAGCAATTTTAGAGGCCAAAAGTCTAACGGTGAAAAGAACCGCAGCGGCTTCGGCATTGGCATCTTCTTTTTTATCGAGAGAAGATTCTTCGAGTCTTTTAATGATTGGCACCGGGGCATTGTCTACCAATTTGATTAAAGCCCATGCGACGGTTCGACCTATTAAGAGGGTTTATGTATGGGGAAGGGATGTAGAAAAGGCAAGAGGTATTTGCGAAGCTTTGACAAATGAGGATTTCAAGATTTCAGCGGTCGAAATTGTTGAAGAAATTATATCTGAAGTAGATATTATTTCTTGTGCGACACTTTCAAAAACACCATTGGTTTTAGGTAAGTATTTGAAGAAAGGGCAACATGTAGACTTGGTCGGGGCCTATAAAAAGGATATGCGTGAGGCAGACGATGACGTAATAAAAAAAGCTTCGGTCTTTGTTGATACCATGCAAGGGGGACTTAAAGAAAGTGGAGATATTGTGATTCCATTGCAGAACGGAATTTTGAATGAGGAAGATATTAAAGCAGATTTATTCAGTTTATGTTCAGGTCAACATCTAGGAAGAACCAATCAAAATGAAATCACAGTATTTAAATCTGTTGGGCATGCTTTGGAGGATTTAGTCTCAGCTTCATATTACTTTAAAAAGTATTCCAATGGGTAA
- a CDS encoding proline racemase family protein, with protein sequence MGKVYDNIRENNNLEPNKDWLQIKTIDMHTGGEPLRVIVGGFPELKGESVLDYRRYCKENYDHLRTALMFEPRGHADMYGCILVPPNDRDGDFGIIFLHNEGYSTMCGHAIIAISTLAVEMKWINVKEGDNILKIDAPCGRITSYAKVKHGKVVGVRFHCVPSFAVGLDRTVEVNGLGKVTYDLAYGGAFYAYVDMAKNKFDFDLGPASYRRLIANGMAIKNAVMESDKEILHPFEDDLSFLYGTIFIDNSKQESGVDSRNVCIFAEGEVDRCPTGSGASGRMAIHKARKEIDFGEIMTIESITGSVFKGSVISEEDYGTFNAVIPQVEGTAHITGMHTFCIDPNDPMKDGFILR encoded by the coding sequence ATGGGTAAAGTCTATGACAACATACGGGAAAACAACAATTTGGAACCGAACAAAGATTGGCTCCAGATAAAGACTATTGACATGCATACTGGTGGTGAGCCATTAAGAGTTATTGTCGGGGGGTTTCCTGAATTAAAAGGTGAGTCAGTTCTTGATTATCGGCGTTACTGTAAAGAGAACTATGATCATTTGCGAACAGCTTTAATGTTTGAACCGCGTGGTCATGCAGATATGTATGGTTGCATATTGGTTCCGCCCAATGACCGGGATGGCGATTTTGGGATAATTTTTCTACATAATGAAGGGTATTCCACGATGTGCGGTCATGCCATTATTGCCATTTCTACTTTGGCCGTTGAAATGAAATGGATTAATGTTAAAGAAGGAGACAATATACTCAAGATTGATGCTCCCTGTGGCCGTATCACTTCTTATGCTAAAGTGAAACATGGAAAGGTCGTTGGAGTGAGGTTTCATTGTGTTCCCAGTTTTGCGGTCGGCTTGGATCGTACAGTTGAGGTCAATGGTCTGGGCAAAGTGACGTATGATCTTGCATACGGTGGGGCATTTTACGCTTATGTGGATATGGCCAAAAATAAGTTTGATTTTGATCTGGGTCCTGCGTCATATCGTAGGTTGATTGCAAATGGTATGGCAATCAAAAATGCTGTAATGGAAAGTGATAAAGAGATTTTGCATCCTTTTGAAGATGACTTAAGTTTTCTTTATGGCACCATTTTTATAGACAATTCCAAACAGGAATCTGGAGTTGACAGTAGAAATGTTTGCATATTCGCTGAAGGGGAAGTTGATCGCTGCCCAACTGGTTCTGGGGCCTCAGGAAGAATGGCTATTCATAAAGCCAGAAAGGAAATTGATTTTGGAGAGATCATGACCATTGAAAGTATTACTGGTTCAGTATTCAAGGGATCGGTAATTTCGGAGGAGGATTACGGTACTTTCAATGCAGTAATTCCGCAAGTTGAGGGCACGGCACACATTACAGGAATGCACACTTTTTGTATTGACCCAAATGACCCTATGAAGGATGGATTTATACTGAGGTAA
- a CDS encoding CvpA family protein — MGILDILLGLLLIYGLYKGLKNGLFVEIASIIALVAGLYGAIHFSYIAGNYLSENMQWNERSINITAFIITFVIIVLVVHLAGKFLTKIADFAMLGLLNKLAGAIFGALKVAVILGALLVFFERANSSVNLIKSETLEDSVLYEPIKDIGALVFSKVLKGNEENSSQEE; from the coding sequence ATGGGAATATTGGATATTTTGCTTGGATTGTTACTTATTTATGGTCTTTACAAAGGCCTTAAAAATGGACTTTTTGTTGAAATAGCCTCAATAATTGCATTGGTCGCCGGACTTTACGGTGCGATACATTTTTCATATATCGCAGGGAATTATCTATCGGAAAACATGCAGTGGAATGAACGCTCTATTAATATAACAGCCTTCATCATAACATTCGTAATAATCGTGCTAGTTGTACATTTGGCAGGGAAGTTCCTAACGAAGATTGCAGATTTTGCCATGTTAGGTTTATTGAACAAATTGGCCGGAGCAATTTTTGGAGCATTGAAAGTTGCTGTAATTCTTGGAGCCCTTTTGGTGTTCTTTGAACGGGCCAATTCTTCAGTGAATTTGATTAAAAGTGAGACCTTGGAAGATTCTGTGTTGTATGAGCCAATAAAAGATATAGGGGCACTAGTATTTTCCAAAGTATTAAAAGGAAATGAAGAGAATAGTTCCCAAGAGGAATAA
- a CDS encoding antibiotic biosynthesis monooxygenase family protein, producing the protein MKVSKPYYAVIFTNTRTDIEEGYSEMAQQMEDLARQQPGFIDFESTRDGLGISISYWETLQDITNWKANTDHLIAQKKGVSDWYKWYKVRICMVEREYEFKK; encoded by the coding sequence ATGAAAGTTTCAAAACCCTATTATGCAGTGATTTTCACCAACACTAGAACCGATATTGAAGAAGGTTATTCTGAAATGGCTCAACAAATGGAGGATTTAGCAAGGCAGCAACCAGGGTTTATTGATTTTGAAAGTACACGCGATGGTTTGGGTATATCAATCAGCTATTGGGAAACGCTTCAGGATATTACCAATTGGAAAGCAAATACAGATCATTTAATCGCCCAGAAAAAAGGTGTCTCAGATTGGTATAAATGGTACAAGGTTCGCATTTGTATGGTAGAACGTGAGTATGAGTTCAAAAAATAG
- the pbpC gene encoding penicillin-binding protein 1C, with amino-acid sequence MSSKNRAQPNTVKKRVLRFFKKHPKKLILIGSLLIAYYFSLPKTLFNSPTATVVESSEGQLLGAMIADDGQWRFPQVDSVPQKFKTCLLQFEDAHFYNHPGFNPISMSKAIVSNVKAGKTVRGGSTLTQQVIRLSRSGKQRSYLEKAIELVLATRLELRHSKEEIIKLYASYAPFGGNVVGLDVAAWRYFGLQAHQLSWAEAATLAVLPNAPSLIYPGKNQEKLLNKRNRLLQKLYSERILDSTTYELSLLEQLPQKPYPLPRIAPHLVQYLTKQHKGQRIASTIDKALQSNINTLVSRHHQNLQQNKVHNAAVLALDVKTRKVISYVGNTNTTNEHQKDVDMVQANRSTGSTIKPLLYTAMLDAGELLPDMLVPDVPTQIAGYTPENFNEDYSGAVKAKKALDRSLNIPFVRLLQRYGLEKFRDQLNFFNLKGVNKSADHYGLTLVLGGAESSLWDLCKTYASMASTVNHFNATSSEYFEQEFIEPSLTKDQKVSFGNKSTEKTIFDAGSIYLTFEAMKEVNRPEGNDSWEFFDSSKEIAWKTGTSFGNKDAWAIGVTKDHVVGVWVGNADGEGRPNVTGVSSAAPILFDIFDLLPRSDWFSKPLDEFVDLEVCELSGYLASDICPTKNVSVPKKNNYVKSCDYHQLVHLDALKQFRVNSSCTDLSTAVSESWFVLPPLMEFFYKKSHPTYKSLPPFRVDCNSDTGSPMEFIYPRNGSRISLTKNFEGKKNELVLKLAHTKPETKVYWYLNEKYLDETTVFHEIGVVPSMGRHMITVVDEYGNEAKISILIE; translated from the coding sequence ATGAGTTCAAAAAATAGGGCACAGCCAAATACCGTAAAAAAAAGAGTTCTTCGGTTTTTCAAGAAACATCCAAAAAAGTTGATTCTAATCGGGAGTTTATTAATAGCCTATTATTTTTCTCTTCCAAAAACATTGTTCAATTCGCCAACAGCCACTGTCGTAGAAAGTAGCGAGGGGCAATTATTAGGCGCTATGATTGCAGATGATGGGCAATGGCGTTTTCCACAAGTTGATAGCGTGCCCCAGAAATTCAAAACCTGTTTGTTGCAGTTTGAAGATGCACATTTTTATAACCATCCTGGATTCAATCCCATTTCAATGTCAAAGGCGATTGTGTCTAATGTTAAGGCGGGTAAAACCGTTAGGGGAGGCAGTACCCTAACGCAGCAGGTAATTAGATTATCCAGGAGTGGAAAACAACGGTCGTATTTGGAAAAGGCAATAGAACTGGTCTTGGCAACTAGATTGGAGTTGCGGCATTCTAAAGAGGAAATAATAAAATTATATGCGAGTTATGCCCCATTTGGTGGCAATGTTGTTGGTTTGGATGTTGCTGCATGGCGATATTTTGGTTTACAAGCACATCAATTATCATGGGCAGAAGCTGCAACTTTGGCCGTATTACCAAATGCGCCAAGTCTAATTTATCCTGGTAAAAACCAAGAAAAGTTGCTCAACAAAAGGAACCGATTGCTGCAAAAGTTGTATTCAGAAAGAATTCTGGACAGTACCACTTATGAACTATCACTATTAGAACAATTACCACAAAAACCATATCCACTACCTAGAATTGCACCACATTTGGTTCAATATTTGACGAAACAACATAAAGGGCAGCGAATAGCTTCAACAATTGACAAAGCACTTCAATCAAATATCAATACCCTAGTTTCGAGACATCATCAGAATTTGCAACAAAATAAGGTGCACAATGCAGCGGTCTTGGCCTTGGATGTAAAAACAAGGAAAGTAATTTCTTATGTAGGTAATACGAATACAACTAATGAGCATCAAAAAGATGTAGATATGGTGCAAGCCAATCGCAGTACAGGCAGTACAATCAAACCTTTATTATATACAGCAATGTTAGATGCAGGTGAATTGTTGCCAGATATGTTGGTACCAGATGTACCAACACAAATAGCCGGCTATACACCAGAAAATTTCAATGAAGATTATAGTGGGGCGGTTAAGGCGAAAAAGGCGTTAGATCGCTCTCTAAATATTCCTTTTGTGAGATTGTTACAGCGATATGGATTGGAAAAATTTCGGGATCAACTCAACTTTTTCAATTTGAAAGGAGTAAACAAATCAGCAGATCATTATGGATTGACCTTGGTATTGGGAGGGGCAGAAAGTAGTCTTTGGGATTTGTGTAAAACCTATGCTTCGATGGCTTCAACAGTCAATCATTTTAATGCAACTTCCAGTGAATATTTTGAGCAAGAATTTATAGAACCAAGCCTTACTAAAGACCAGAAAGTCAGTTTTGGCAACAAATCCACTGAAAAGACCATTTTCGATGCTGGGAGCATCTATTTGACTTTTGAGGCCATGAAAGAGGTGAACCGTCCTGAAGGTAATGATTCATGGGAATTCTTTGATAGTAGCAAGGAGATTGCTTGGAAAACAGGTACCAGTTTTGGCAATAAAGATGCTTGGGCGATTGGGGTAACAAAAGACCATGTGGTTGGGGTATGGGTCGGGAATGCAGATGGTGAGGGAAGACCAAATGTGACCGGAGTATCAAGCGCGGCACCTATACTTTTTGATATTTTTGACCTGCTGCCTAGATCAGATTGGTTCTCAAAACCATTGGATGAATTTGTTGATTTAGAGGTGTGTGAATTAAGTGGTTATTTGGCCAGTGACATTTGCCCGACTAAAAATGTATCTGTTCCAAAAAAGAACAACTATGTAAAATCGTGCGATTACCATCAATTGGTTCATTTGGATGCATTGAAACAATTTCGCGTCAATTCTTCATGTACAGACCTATCCACGGCAGTAAGTGAATCATGGTTTGTGTTACCCCCTTTAATGGAGTTCTTCTATAAAAAAAGCCATCCCACCTATAAAAGTCTACCGCCGTTTAGAGTTGATTGCAATTCAGATACTGGGTCTCCAATGGAATTCATTTATCCTAGAAATGGAAGCAGGATCAGTTTGACCAAAAACTTTGAAGGAAAGAAGAATGAATTGGTCTTGAAATTGGCCCATACGAAACCGGAGACCAAAGTGTATTGGTATTTAAATGAGAAGTATCTGGATGAGACTACAGTTTTTCATGAAATAGGTGTAGTGCCGAGCATGGGAAGACATATGATTACAGTGGTTGATGAATACGGTAATGAGGCCAAAATTTCTATACTAATTGAGTAA
- the glpK gene encoding glycerol kinase GlpK, with the protein MSKKYIISLDQGTTSSRALLVDQEGAIVNMVQQEFKQIFPKPGWVEHDPKEIMESQLHVMHELVKKENIDASDIKAIGITNQRETTMVWDKNTGEPVYNAIVWQDKRTADICEDLKIKGLVEHVKMTTGLVIDSYFSGTKVKWILDNVEGTRERADNGDLLMGTVDTWLVWNMTKGKSHVTDYTNASRTMIYDITKLTWDEKMLGELGIPKSMLPEAKPSAHHFGDYELNGVSIPIAGIAGDQQAALFGQGCFAKGTAKNTYGTGCFMLMNTGEKPQFSDNGLLTTIAYGLNGKVNYAFEGSIFIAGAAIQWLRDGLELIKDAKETEALANSIEGESSVYVVPAFAGLGAPYWDMYARGAIFGLTRDTGKAHLAKATLESLAYQTKDILNAMEEDSGVELQNLKVDGGACANNYLMQFQADILGTEVHRPKVIESTAMGAAFLAGIQVGLWTQNDIDQSRPMDRIFKPTFDSDKRTRLYKTWQKAVDRTKGWEEN; encoded by the coding sequence ATGTCAAAAAAATATATCATTTCCCTGGATCAAGGAACAACAAGCTCACGAGCTCTATTGGTTGATCAAGAAGGTGCCATCGTAAATATGGTGCAACAAGAATTCAAACAGATTTTTCCAAAACCAGGCTGGGTCGAACATGACCCCAAGGAAATTATGGAATCGCAGTTACATGTGATGCATGAATTGGTAAAAAAAGAAAATATTGATGCTTCAGACATTAAGGCAATCGGAATTACCAATCAGCGGGAAACTACGATGGTTTGGGATAAAAATACCGGCGAGCCTGTTTACAACGCTATCGTTTGGCAAGACAAACGTACTGCAGATATTTGTGAAGACCTCAAGATCAAAGGACTTGTTGAACATGTGAAAATGACAACAGGATTGGTGATCGATTCCTATTTTTCGGGCACCAAGGTGAAATGGATACTGGATAATGTTGAGGGTACTCGAGAAAGAGCTGATAATGGAGATTTGTTAATGGGTACGGTCGACACTTGGTTGGTTTGGAATATGACCAAGGGGAAAAGTCATGTTACCGATTATACAAACGCATCACGAACCATGATATATGATATTACCAAGCTTACTTGGGATGAAAAAATGTTGGGTGAATTGGGAATCCCAAAAAGTATGTTGCCAGAGGCCAAACCCTCTGCGCATCATTTTGGAGATTATGAATTAAATGGGGTAAGTATTCCCATAGCAGGAATTGCTGGTGATCAACAGGCAGCTTTGTTCGGTCAAGGATGTTTTGCCAAGGGAACTGCTAAAAATACCTACGGGACAGGATGTTTTATGCTGATGAACACGGGTGAGAAACCACAATTTTCAGATAACGGACTACTCACTACAATCGCTTACGGATTGAATGGAAAAGTAAACTATGCCTTTGAAGGAAGTATTTTTATTGCCGGAGCAGCAATTCAATGGTTAAGAGACGGCTTGGAACTTATCAAAGATGCCAAGGAGACTGAAGCATTGGCAAATTCTATTGAAGGTGAAAGCTCAGTCTATGTTGTTCCCGCCTTTGCTGGATTGGGCGCACCATATTGGGATATGTATGCCCGTGGAGCCATTTTTGGGTTGACCCGCGATACTGGTAAAGCCCATTTGGCAAAAGCAACGCTCGAGTCATTGGCATACCAGACCAAGGATATTCTAAATGCCATGGAGGAAGATTCAGGAGTAGAGCTTCAAAATTTAAAAGTAGATGGTGGGGCCTGTGCCAACAATTATCTAATGCAATTTCAAGCGGATATTTTGGGGACTGAAGTCCATCGACCTAAGGTTATAGAATCCACAGCAATGGGTGCCGCATTTTTAGCAGGAATCCAAGTAGGGTTATGGACTCAGAATGACATTGATCAGAGTAGGCCAATGGACCGTATATTCAAACCTACTTTTGACAGTGACAAAAGAACACGGTTATATAAAACCTGGCAGAAAGCAGTTGACCGCACAAAAGGTTGGGAAGAGAATTAG